The window ACTGCAGTCCTGGAAAGGCAAACTCCTATCTGTAGGAGGCAAAGCTGTATTGATCGCAAATGTCATGCAGAGTATCCCAATTCATATGTTGTCAGCAGTTAATCCACCAATTTATGTGATCAATAAATTACAAAGCATTTTTGCCAAATTCTTCTAGAGTAGCAATGTGGGAGGCAACTCTAGACATTGGTCACCGTGGACTAACCTTTGTATGCCTTATGAGGAGGGAGGCATAGGCTTCAGGTCCCTAAATGATGTATCCAAGGCACTATTCTGTAAATTGTGGTGGAATTTCAGGACAAAGCCTAGTTTATGGAGTGCATTTATTAGTCAAAAGTACCGCAAGAAACTAAATCCAGTAATTGTACCTTGGAAGCGTGGATCCCACGTGTGGAGAAAAATGCTATAATGTAGGGACTTGATTGAGCATCAAATCTACTGGAAACCGAGAATGGGATCAGCTCAATTCTGGTTCGACAATTGGACTGAGCTGGGAGCCTTATATTTCCAAGTGCCTGCAGAGTTTGGTATCGATGAGGATATTCAAAATGTCAATGATCTGGTTGAAAATGGTATGTGGAACTtgggaaaaaaaattcaaactctaCCTGAAGATTTGGCAAACCACATTGTGCAGAATATTAGACCACCAAACGAATGTGCAGAGTTAGATACACCATTCTGGATGCTTGAAATAAGAGGTCATTTTTCAGTGAAGTCTGCATGGGATTACCTGCGAAGAAGAGACAACCCAAGATTAGGTTACAGGATGATATGGGTCAAAGGCTTACCTttcaagatatccttcttccTGTGGAAGGTATGGAAAGCCAAACTGTCACTTGATGATTTCTTGCGTAAAATAGGATACTCCATGCCATCAAAATGTTGGTGCTATGCTGATCCTAAGGAGGAGTCATTAGTACATTTGTTCTTCACATCCAATGCAGCTAGGAGTGTTTGGAATTACTTCTTGAGGAGAGCAGGAATTGCATTAGAAGGGTTATCAATACACCAAGCAATTACAAAGTGTTGGACAGCACCAGTTGTTCCCAGATTGAAGCCAGTCTTACAAGCTTTACCTGCATGCATTGTATGGGAACTTTGGAAGAGAAGAAACAGTTTCAAATATAGAGAAGCAGTGTCAGTGAGCAGAGTTATTTACCAGGTGTCATCTACTATGCAAGCTCTAGTCCAACTAAAAAAGCCTGGACTGCATGTGCCTAACAAGTGGCTGGACTTACTGACAATGATGGAGCAATACACACCTCGATTGAAATATGAAAAGGTGTTATGGGAATTTCCTCCAAGAGGGTGGATCAAAGTAAATACGGATGGAGCATGTAGAGGGAACCCAAGGAGGAGTTCAATTGGTTTCTGCATAAGGGATAAGGTAGGTGATTTGATATATGCAAAAGGAAGGGAGATTTCTGAAGGAACCAATAATGAATCAAAAACAGTAGCTATTGTGGAGGCATTGAAGATGTGCAAAAATCTTAATTATTTTCAGATATGGCTGCAGACAGATTCCTTGCTATTAAAGAACATTATAGAGGAATCATGGAAGCCTCCTTGGTGTATTAATGATCATGTTGAGGAGATTTTAAGATTGAACGAACAAAGTATCATCAAGGTCACACATATATTCAGAGAAGGGAATACATTAGCAGACCACCTTGCCAATTATGCTCTTGATGAAGGAAATATTGAATGTCATGGTTTCTGGGATATGGACTCAAAAGGAAGGAGGATTATTAATGAAGATAAGATGCAATGTCCTTACATAAGAGTGAAGGTTGCAAGCAACTAGGAGGAAAAGAGGATTCAATTTGCTATCAGACTCGAATCATTCTTGAGGAAAGGTGGGTTAGCAATTTTAACGCTAACATTGTTTACTTTGTTGCAGGTACTTCATTGATGCTAAAGTATTATCTTATAGTAGAATCTCAAGTGGTGGTATTAATGCTTTGCATTCAATCCACTGAGAGGACATTAAAGTTGAGCTTTAGCATATTTTCAACATCTTTTCGTGGCAACTCAAGTGTAAAGAAACTCCACAAACATGGAGGGCACGTGAAATTGATGAAAAGGTGAGCATGGGCATTAGGCACCCAAGGTGGTTTCAAGGCACGCTGAAAAGGGATCTACAAAGAACCTTTGAAGATTGTGCAGTCGTGCACCTTTTGGCACGCCTGGTTGAAGGCTACACAGTGAGGCATGGAGGTATCATGCAGCGGTTAAAAGTTTTAGAGCAAATGCTGAGCATAAAAGACACAGGCGTGCCATTGTGTGTTCCCCAATTTTATTGGAAAAAGGTGTTGGACAGTAATGAAAAATTCAGTTGCTCAACAATTATTTTGGGACACTCACATTCTATTATTTTAATGCACGCATGCTCATTGGGACTGATTCCACGGGAATCTGCATTGGTAACCA is drawn from Nicotiana tabacum cultivar K326 chromosome 22, ASM71507v2, whole genome shotgun sequence and contains these coding sequences:
- the LOC107775884 gene encoding uncharacterized protein LOC107775884 is translated as MPSKCWCYADPKEESLVHLFFTSNAARSVWNYFLRRAGIALEGLSIHQAITKCWTAPVVPRLKPVLQALPACIVWELWKRRNSFKYREAVSVSRVIYQVSSTMQALVQLKKPGLHVPNKWLDLLTMMEQYTPRLKYEKVLWEFPPRGWIKVNTDGACRGNPRRSSIGFCIRDKVGDLIYAKGREISEGTNNESKTVAIVEALKMCKNLNYFQIWLQTDSLLLKNIIEESWKPPWCINDHVEEILRLNEQSIIKVTHIFREGNTLADHLANYALDEGNIECHGFWDMDSKGRRIINEDKMQCPYIRVKVLH